The stretch of DNA CATTGCTGTTTATCGACTGGCGCGATGGGCCGCTTTGCGGTTTCCATCTCCTTTCACAACGCCCGTTTTTACATCAACTGTGGTGATCATCAGCCTGCTGGCGGCCTCGGGCGTATCGTATGAAGAATATACACCAGCAAAAGAAATTATGACCTTTTTGCTCGGTCCGGCAACCGTAGCACTTGCTCTGCCGCTGTATCATAACCGGGCTGTACTGCGTGAGCGCTTTTTTCCAGCCGCCACCAGCTTGATTGTCGGTACATTCGCAACGATTGTATCGGCTGTTTGGATGGCTTCTTCATTTGGCCTCTCCCGAACTATTCAAGCGACCGCTGCTGTAAAGGCCGTGACAACGCCCGTAGCGATGGAAGCGGCTGTGATTATTGGCGGCGATCCGGCACTGGCCGCGGCTTTTGTCATCACAGCTGGTATTTTCGGAGCGGTATTTGGCCCGCCTTTGTTAACGATGTTTAACATACATGATCCTTTTTCAAGAGGCCTCGGTATCGGCACCATTTCCCACGGTATCGGAACAAGCCAGGCTGTACAGGAAGGACCCATTCAAGGAACGGTGTCCAGCGCTGCAATGGGCGTCTCTGCCATTATTACCTCGCTTGTTCTGCCCTGGCTGTTTCCTTTTCTTTAACAAGATGACGAGCTTGACTCGTCATCTTTTTTTGTGGAATAAATGTGGGAACGCTTTAAAAACAGACAAAAAGTTGTGACAACTTTTCTATAGACTTTCCATAAAGAGGGCGTATAATAAAAGTATAAATCAATTGTGAAATATTTCACAAATTAACCTGAATGGTGAGTGAAAACAATGAATAAAGAAGCGTATGAGGAAATAAATGCATGGGCGGTTAAAAAGTCAGCGATTTTGCGCCATAACCCTATCCAATATATTGTAAAGGCTATGCTGGCCAGCTTTTTTATCGGCTTTGGCATTATGCTTTCCTTTAAACTGGCAGAACCTTTTTTTGATGCAGGATCACCAGCCACTGTCTTGATGCTAGGTGCGTTTTTCGGCATTGCTCTTGTATTAATTCTATACGGAGGAGCAGAGCTGTTTACTGGCAATACGATGTATTTCACAATGAGTACAATGAGCGGCAAAACAAATTGGAAAGAAGCACTGGCCGTTCTTGGAGCGTGCTATACAGGGAATCTGCTTGGTGCTTTATGCTTCGCCCTATTTATCAGTGGAGCAGGAATTTATAATGATCCGGCGAATTCTCAATATTTAATGGATGTTGTTTCTCATAAAATGCATTACCCTGCGTCTCAATTGTTTTTTAAAGCGATTTTGTGTAACTGGATCGTCTGTCTCGCTGTCTGGATTCCTATGCAGATGAAAGGGGACATGGCGAAAATCGTGACAATGCTGCTGTTCGTTATGACATTTGTTGTGGCCGGCTTTGAGCACAGTGTGGCTAATATGGTTCTGTTCAGCCTGGCTCTGGCGGTGCCGCATCCTGAAGCGATTTCTGTAGCGAGCGCTATCCATAATTTAATTCCTGTTACTTTAGGAAACATCATTGGCGGCAGCGTGTTTGTCGGCATGGTATACGTGTACCTGGCAAAACCGGTCCAAAAAAGCATACCGAAAGAAGCAAAAGAACGCATTACTGTTAAACTTCTTGAGATGAATAAAAGCCGTCGCTGAGCGACGGCTTTTTTTAGCCAATTAAAATGCGTTCTTTCGGATAATGGTAAGGGTCTTTAATTTCTTTGCCGCGAATGAGGAAAAGAAGGGAAAACAGCCCTACCCGGCCGATAAACATGAGCATAATTAAAATCATTTTAGCAGGTGTGCCAATCACGCTTGTCACGCCAAGGGTTGAACCCGTTGTACCAAACGCGGATGAAACCTCGTAAATAATAGGAAGCAGTGCAAGCTCCGGCTCTAAATAAGAAAGAGCAATAACGGAAACAGCCCAGATAAACGTTCCGGTTACAAGGACGACAAACGACCGGTGCGCG from Domibacillus sp. DTU_2020_1001157_1_SI_ALB_TIR_016 encodes:
- a CDS encoding formate/nitrite transporter family protein; the encoded protein is MNKEAYEEINAWAVKKSAILRHNPIQYIVKAMLASFFIGFGIMLSFKLAEPFFDAGSPATVLMLGAFFGIALVLILYGGAELFTGNTMYFTMSTMSGKTNWKEALAVLGACYTGNLLGALCFALFISGAGIYNDPANSQYLMDVVSHKMHYPASQLFFKAILCNWIVCLAVWIPMQMKGDMAKIVTMLLFVMTFVVAGFEHSVANMVLFSLALAVPHPEAISVASAIHNLIPVTLGNIIGGSVFVGMVYVYLAKPVQKSIPKEAKERITVKLLEMNKSRR
- a CDS encoding LrgB family protein, giving the protein MTVIYIIVTIAVYRLARWAALRFPSPFTTPVFTSTVVIISLLAASGVSYEEYTPAKEIMTFLLGPATVALALPLYHNRAVLRERFFPAATSLIVGTFATIVSAVWMASSFGLSRTIQATAAVKAVTTPVAMEAAVIIGGDPALAAAFVITAGIFGAVFGPPLLTMFNIHDPFSRGLGIGTISHGIGTSQAVQEGPIQGTVSSAAMGVSAIITSLVLPWLFPFL